A region from the Brassica napus cultivar Da-Ae chromosome C8, Da-Ae, whole genome shotgun sequence genome encodes:
- the LOC106412612 gene encoding uncharacterized protein LOC106412612, whose product MEISPSKNTEDSNPVVGVSGEATMTLGTINLSVKVDSMTKIVEFLLIDQPASYNAIVGTPWRNSMQAVMSTYHMCLKFPTPRGIETIWGDRRISRVCFAAELKRKNPSAEVPPKNKKKLSAIDNTLEKDKTEIFWQSRVAKALEGKRDSTCEPVFSVCLDEAFPDRCVEISVNLSESLNVELISCLKKNLNTFAWAAKGMPGIDISITCDELNVDPTFRPIKQKRRKLGPERVGALNDEVEKLLKVGSITEVRYPDWLANPVFVKKKNGKWLLCVDFTDLNKLLSFKG is encoded by the coding sequence ATGGAAATCAGTCCATCCAAAAACACGGAAGATTCGAATCCGGTAGTAGGAGTTTCGGGGGAAGCAACTATGACTCTCGGCACAATCAACCTCTCGGTTAAAGTCGACAGCATGACGAAAATCGTGGAGTTCTTGCTCATCGATCAACCTGCATCGTATAACGCGATCGTAGGAACTCCATGGCGGAATTCAATGCAAGCAGTCATGTCAACATACCACATgtgtctcaagttcccaacccCTCGCGGAATTGAGACCATCTGGGGAGATCGGAGAATCTCGCGAGTTTGCTTCGCTGCGGAATTAAAACGAAAAAATCCTTCGGCGGAGGTTCCgcctaaaaataaaaagaaattgtcTGCCATTGACAACACCctagaaaaagacaaaacagaGATCTTTTGGCAGTCACGGGTAGCCAAAGCTTTGGAGGGAAAACGCGATTCGACCTGCGAGCCTGTTTTCTCGGTATGCTTAGACGAAGCATTCCCAGATCGCTGCGTCGAAATTAGCGTGAACCTGAGCGAGTCTCTGAATGTCGAGCTCATATCTTGTCTGAAAAAGAACTTGAACACGTTTGCATGGGCCGCAAAGGGCATGCCAGGGATTGATATCAGCATCACATGTGACGAGCTCAATGTCGATCCAACTTTCAGACCTATCAAACAAAAGAGACGAAAGTTGGGACCAGAGCGTGTTGGCGCACTCAACGACGAGGTCGAGAAACTCCTCAAAGTCGGATCCATAACGGAAGTTAGGTATCCTGACTGGCTCGCTAACCCagtctttgtgaaaaagaaaaacggaaagTGGCTATTGTGCGTCGATTTCACCGACCTCAATAAACTCTTGTCCTTCAAAGGATAG
- the LOC106412613 gene encoding uncharacterized protein LOC106412613: protein MSAAAANDVVSFEDRPTADQAKPHNNLLVIELTIQDIDVARVLVDTGCSANIIYKSTLERMEIDLCTVTERHSPIFGLSGNATMTLGSIDLVVKSRSVIKVTEFLVIDRPTSYNAIVGTPWLNSMRAIPSTFHLCLKFSTPRGVKTIQGDRRMSQVCFAAELKKMNLAIETSHKKKRKLSLDENAPERDSEVFLQSQRAEALEGKREPVISICLDESSPERCVGIGANLREPLKTELIACLKKNLNAFAWAAEDMPGIDIGITCNELNIDPTYKPVKQKRRKLGPERATAVNEEVERLLKVGSITEVRYPDRLANPVKKKNGKWRVCVDFTNLNKACPKDCFPLPHIDRLVEATAGNKLLSFMDAFSGYNQIMMNPDDRDLSIEFSPNSSARLWRYTSITCS from the coding sequence ATGTCCGCTGCAGCAGCTAACGATGTCGTTTCTTTCGAGGACCGACCAACGGCCGATCAGGCCAAACCCCACAACAATCTCCTTGTCATCGAGCTGACGATCCAGGACATCGACGTAGCGAGAGTGTTGGTCGACACCGGATGCTCGGCCAATATTATCTACAAAAGCACCCTCGAAAGAATGGAGATCGATCTGTGCACCGTTACGGAAAGACACAGCCCGATATTCGGACTCTCGGGAAATGCTACTATGACTCTCGGCTCGATCGACCTCGTTGTTAAATCCAGGAGCGTCATCAAAGTCACGGAATTCTTAGTCATTGACCGCCCAACATCGTACAACGCGATCGTCGGTACTCCATGGCTTAATTCCATGCGAGCGATACCTTCGACATTCCATCTGTGCCTTAAGTTTTCAACCCCTCGTGGAGTCAAAACTATACAAGGTGACCGCAGGATGTCGCAAGTATGTTTCGCCGCcgagttaaaaaaaatgaacttaGCGATCGAAACTTcccataaaaagaaaagaaagctgTCTCTCGATGAGAACGCCCCGGAACGAGACTCAGAAGTCTTCTTGCAATCTCAAAGGGCCGAAGCCCTAGAAGGGAAGCGCGAACCGGTAATTTCGATCTGCCTCGATGAATCCTCTCCGGAACGATGCGTCGGGATTGGAGCCAACCTCCGCGAGCCACTAAAGACGGAGCTCATCGCCTGTCTCAAAAAGAACCTCAATGCGTTCGCTTGggccgcggaagatatgccagggatcgaTATCGGCATAACGTGTAATGAGCTTAACATCGATCCGACCtacaaacccgtcaaacaaaaaaggcggaagctaggaccggAGCGTGCTACCGCGGTAAATGAGGAAGTCGAAAGACTCCTGAAGGTTGGATCAATAACAGAAGTTAGGTATCCAGACAGGCTCGCTAACccagtcaaaaagaaaaacggcaaaTGGCGAGTATGCGTCGATTTCACCAATCTcaacaaggcctgtccaaaGGATTGCTTCCCACTCCCGCACATCGACCGACTGGTCGAAGCAACAGCAGGGAACAAACTCTTATCATTTATGGATGCCTTCTCTGGGTACAATCAGATcatgatgaatcccgacgatcgcgacTTGTCAATCGAATTTTCTCCGAACAGCTCGGCAAGACTATGGAGGTATACATCGATAACATGCTCGTAA